The Fusobacterium periodonticum 1_1_41FAA DNA segment AGGACACTTAAGTCCACAACTTTACTTTTTCTTAGAATATTTAATGCTCCATTACAATCTGCATTTATGAGTTTACCTGCGCTTGTTTGATATAGTCCTCTTTTTATTCTTTTTCCACTGAATACATATTCTTGTAGATTTTCTTTATCATATATTGGAATTTCATCTCCATCAAAGAAACTTGCTTTTGATGTATAACTCTCTTCTTGTAGTTTAAATTCTATTCCATATAGTTTACATAGATATATTAATTTATCTCTTAATTTTCCATATGGTATATTTACAAAGTTCTGATTATTTATACTTCCTATATTTGAATTTCTTTGAAAATCTTCATTATATCCTAGAACTAGTTTTCCTATATCATTATTAAGACAATAATTTACAATTGTTCTT contains these protein-coding regions:
- a CDS encoding RNA-guided endonuclease InsQ/TnpB family protein, which translates into the protein QRELNKENVLGIDLGIDNLCTCVTNTGASFIIDGRKLKSINQYYNKINAKLQSIKDKQKIERTTLRQKRITRKRNNRINDYLSKAARTIVNYCLNNDIGKLVLGYNEDFQRNSNIGSINNQNFVNIPYGKLRDKLIYLCKLYGIEFKLQEESYTSKASFFDGDEIPIYDKENLQEYVFSGKRIKRGLYQTSAGKLINADCNGALNILRKSKVVDLSVLYNRGELNTPKRIRVV